A DNA window from Heteronotia binoei isolate CCM8104 ecotype False Entrance Well unplaced genomic scaffold, APGP_CSIRO_Hbin_v1 ptg001301l, whole genome shotgun sequence contains the following coding sequences:
- the LOC132590994 gene encoding olfactory receptor 51I2-like, whose protein sequence is MPLENHSFILSGFPGLEDKGVWVAIPFCSLYAAAILGNCMVVLVIVMVPSLHKPMYFFLSMLAVTELGVSISTFPTVLSVFLLDAREIGMDACLAQMFFIHSFSVMDSGVLWAMAFDRFVAIYTPLQYATVLTNSRIAMIGLGIAVRSIVLVPPLPILLRRLPFCRPNLLAHPYCLHPNLIRLPCADITVNSRYGLLVVLFTFGLDFLFIVLSYVLIAKTVLGLASKEGRLKALNPCISHICAVVVYYTPLIGLSIAHRFGKHASPLLHTLMAHIYLLVPPVLNPLIYSIKTREIRHALHQFFFQKF, encoded by the coding sequence ATGCCACTTGAGAACCACAGCTTTATCTTGTCAGGCTTCCCAGGCCTGGAAGACAAAGGCGTCTGGGTAGCCATCCCTTTCTGCTCCCTGTATGCAGCTGCCATCTTGGGGAACTGCATGGTTGTCCTTGTGATCGTGATGGTCCCAAGCCTCCACAAACCCATGTACTTTTTCCTCTCCATGCTGGCGGTGACGGAACTGGGGGTGTCCATATCTACGTTCCCCACAGTGCTGAGTGTCTTCCTGTTGGATGCCAGAGAGATTGGGATGGATGCCTGCCTGGCCCAGATGTTCTTCATCCACTCCTTTTCCGTCATGGACTCAGGAGTCCTCTGGGCCATGGCCTTTGACCGCTTCGTAGCCATCTACACCCCCCTGCAGTATGCCACCGTCCTGACCAACTCCAGGATCGCCATGATAGGTTTGGGGATTGCTGTGAGGAGCATCGTCCTGGTACCCCCCTTACCCATTCTCCTCAGGAGGCTGCCATTTTGTAGACCTAACCTGCTAGCTCATCCCTACTGTTTGCACCCAAATTTAATCCGGCTTCCTTGTGCCGACATCACAGTGAACAGCAGATATGGTTTGTTGGTCGTACTCTTCACTTTTGGACTTGATTTCCTCTTTATTGTCCTCTCCTACGTTCTGATAGCCAAGACGGTGCTGGGCCTGGCCTCCAAGGAAGGGCGTCTGAAGGCCCTCAACCCCTGCATCTCCCACATCTGTGCCGTGGTTGTGTATTACACACCCTTGATCGGCTTATCCATTGCACATCGTTTTGGCAAGCACGCTTCTCCTCTTCTGCACACCCTCATGGCCCATATCTACCTCCTGGTCCCCCCAGTCCTGAACCCCCTCATCTACAGCATCAAGACCAGGGAGATCCGCCACGCCCTCCACCAGTTTTTCTTTCAGAAGTTCTAA